The Candidatus Zixiibacteriota bacterium genome contains a region encoding:
- a CDS encoding NUDIX hydrolase produces MNDSDLKYLISGKQFQKCNDYSGYQYCPRCRHELEISEIEEKVRPHCKSCGFIYYQNPAPGAGAVIVKDNAILLVKRSINPGLGDWCIPAGFMEWDEHPQQTAIREIKEETGLDISIQSMFDIFMGMDDPRTHAVLIILYYGEVVGGKLTPGDDASEAAYFDFKNTPDNIAFQAHRDALALYRKRHNI; encoded by the coding sequence ATGAATGACAGCGATCTCAAATATCTTATCAGCGGCAAACAATTTCAGAAATGTAACGACTATAGCGGATATCAATATTGTCCGCGATGTCGCCATGAACTTGAAATATCGGAAATTGAAGAAAAGGTTCGACCTCATTGCAAATCATGCGGTTTTATTTACTACCAAAATCCTGCACCCGGCGCGGGTGCTGTAATCGTCAAAGATAATGCTATTCTTCTGGTGAAACGCTCAATCAACCCTGGGTTGGGCGATTGGTGCATCCCGGCCGGGTTCATGGAATGGGATGAACATCCGCAGCAAACAGCTATTCGAGAAATTAAGGAAGAGACCGGCCTTGATATTTCCATTCAATCTATGTTTGATATCTTTATGGGTATGGACGATCCCCGCACCCACGCCGTTTTAATAATACTTTATTATGGCGAAGTTGTGGGAGGAAAGCTTACTCCGGGCGATGACGCCAGCGAGGCTGCCTATTTTGATTTCAAGAATACTCCGGATAATATCGCCTTTCAGGCTCATCGGGACGCTTTGGCCCTGTATCGCAAACGACATAATATATAG